In a single window of the Portunus trituberculatus isolate SZX2019 chromosome 9, ASM1759143v1, whole genome shotgun sequence genome:
- the LOC123501404 gene encoding uncharacterized protein LOC123501404 isoform X1, whose protein sequence is MLGSLLVVIMAVVSATGMHFSYDGTPLAEGVVVGGAVSSNVPFVGSVPSVVSPVLPSPAPAFSPLLPLPAPAVSPVREGPLRCSYPLGSVVHETLNGREYHLSWCSQPGRTFSYQQAESYCRSINTDGHPLGFHAVSLETRVEDSFITSIIRHYEVPYIWTSGYKVGPYSWKWQSCVASQYSRWSFTGRFGRRQPDNADMNEDCLAILNNFYGDGIIWHDIDCSLEKYVICERPSIYAR, encoded by the exons ATGTTGGGTTCGCTGCTAGTGGTGATCATGGCGGTGGTATCAGCGACTGGGATGCACTTCAGCTATGACGGGACGCCTCTAGCTGAAGGCGTGGTGGTAGGCGGCGCTGTGTCCTCAAACGTTCCTTTTGTGGGGAGTGTCCCTTCTGTTGTGTCGCCCGTCCTGCCATCGCCAGCTCCTGCCTTTTCGCCCCTCCTACCGCTGCCAGCTCCTGCCGTGTCGCCTGTGCGAGAAGGCCCGCTTCGATGCAGCTATCCTCTGGGATCTGTG GTCCACGAGACGCTAAACGGACGTGAGTACCATTTATCGTGGTGTAGCCAACCTGGCCGGACCTTTAGTTACCAACAGGCTGAGAGCTACTGCCGCAGCATCAACACAGACGGTCACCCATTGGGATTCCACGCAGTGAGCCTCGAAACTCGAGTTGAGGATTCCTTCATTACCTCCATCATCCGCCATT ACGAAGTGCCTTACATCTGGACGAGTGGCTACAAGGTGGGGCCCTACTCGTGGAAGTGGCAGAGTTGTGTGGCCTCGCAGTACAGCCGTTGGTCTTTCACCGGAAG ATTTGGTCGCAGACAGCCTGACAACGCTGACATGAACGAGGACTGCCTCGCCATACTTAATAACTTTTATGGAGATGGTATCATCTGGCACGATATAGACTGTTCCTTAGAGAAGTACGTCATCTGCGAGCGGCCTAGTATTTACGCTCGTTAG
- the LOC123501404 gene encoding E-selectin-like isoform X2, whose product MLGSLLVVIMAVVSATGMHFSYDGTPLAEGVVVGGAVSSNVPFVGSVPSVVSPVLPLPAPAVSPVREGPLRCSYPLGSVVHETLNGREYHLSWCSQPGRTFSYQQAESYCRSINTDGHPLGFHAVSLETRVEDSFITSIIRHYEVPYIWTSGYKVGPYSWKWQSCVASQYSRWSFTGRFGRRQPDNADMNEDCLAILNNFYGDGIIWHDIDCSLEKYVICERPSIYAR is encoded by the exons ATGTTGGGTTCGCTGCTAGTGGTGATCATGGCGGTGGTATCAGCGACTGGGATGCACTTCAGCTATGACGGGACGCCTCTAGCTGAAGGCGTGGTGGTAGGCGGCGCTGTGTCCTCAAACGTTCCTTTTGTGGGGAGTGTCCCTTCTGTTGTGTCGCCCG TCCTACCGCTGCCAGCTCCTGCCGTGTCGCCTGTGCGAGAAGGCCCGCTTCGATGCAGCTATCCTCTGGGATCTGTG GTCCACGAGACGCTAAACGGACGTGAGTACCATTTATCGTGGTGTAGCCAACCTGGCCGGACCTTTAGTTACCAACAGGCTGAGAGCTACTGCCGCAGCATCAACACAGACGGTCACCCATTGGGATTCCACGCAGTGAGCCTCGAAACTCGAGTTGAGGATTCCTTCATTACCTCCATCATCCGCCATT ACGAAGTGCCTTACATCTGGACGAGTGGCTACAAGGTGGGGCCCTACTCGTGGAAGTGGCAGAGTTGTGTGGCCTCGCAGTACAGCCGTTGGTCTTTCACCGGAAG ATTTGGTCGCAGACAGCCTGACAACGCTGACATGAACGAGGACTGCCTCGCCATACTTAATAACTTTTATGGAGATGGTATCATCTGGCACGATATAGACTGTTCCTTAGAGAAGTACGTCATCTGCGAGCGGCCTAGTATTTACGCTCGTTAG